The segment TTTTAAAAGACACATTAAGAGAGTTTTAATTATATAAAAAAAGAGTAGGAACTATTCAGTAACTACTCTTCGCTTCTTTAAATAATAAGTACCTATTATTGATGTGACCCAGATGGGATTCAAACCCATGACCTTCAGAACCGGAATCTGACACTCTATTCAGCTAAGCTACTGGGCCATTTTACCTTACAAAAATAAAAAAAATATACTCATCATCCTAAAATATTAAGGAAATAAAACAAATGCCCAATTAATCAATTAGACACAAATAACTAATATATAATATCTATTTGAACAACATACAGGATATTAAGCAGACATATAGTTCTAAACAAAAGAATAATCCTTATATTTGCACTACAAATAAAAATCAAACATGAGCTATTTAATTAAACCAAAACGATACACCCCCATTCTCGATCTTAAACAAACTGAGCTGGGAATCAAACATATAAAAGACTTTTTTCAAGTCAATTTATCATCTGAATTAAGGCTAAGGAGAGTAACTGCTCCTCTTTTTGTTTTAAAAGGTATGGGTATCAACGATGATCTTAATGGTGTAGAACGACCTGTATCTTTTCCTATTAAAGACTTAAATGAAGCACAAGCAGAAGTTGTGCAATCTCTTGCTAAGTGGAAAAGGTTAACTCTAGCTGACTATAATATAGACCCAGGATATGGAATCTATACTGACATGAATGCCATACGTTCGGATGAAGAATTGGGTAATTTACATTCATTATATGTAGATCAATGGGACTGGGAAAGAGTGATTACTGAAGACGAACGTAATATAGACTTCCTCATTGAAATAATAAAGCGTATTTATGCTGCAATGGTAAGAACTGAATATATGGTTTACGAAAGTTATCCCCAAATAACTCCTTACCTCCCTGAAAAGCTATATATTATTCACGCAGAGGAATTAAGACAACTCTACCCTAACCTAACTCCCAAAGAAAGAGAAAATGCAATAACAGACAAATATGGTGCAGTTTTCATTATTGGAATAGGATGCTTATTAGCTGATGGAACCAAACACGATGGTAGAGCAGCAGACTATGATGATTATTCTACTATAGGCTACCATGGACTACCTGGACTTAACGGAGATTTATTGCTATGGGACAGAGTTTTAGACAAAGCTGTAGAGTTTTCATCTATGGGAGTACGGGTTGATAAAGCAACATTACTTAAGCAATTAAAAGAATCGGGTACTGAAGAAAAATTAGAATTGTACTTTCACAAGAGATTAGTAGAAGGTTCATTACCTTTGTCTATCGGAGGCGGTATCGGACAGTCTAGACTTTGTATGTTTTACTTGCGCAAAGCGCATATAGGAGAAATACAAGCTAGCATATGGCCTCGTGAAATGATAGAGGAATGTAAAAAAATGAACATACAATTAATCTAAAAATACAAATTAATATGGAAGTACGGATTGAGGAGAAATGGAAAGAAGTTCTAGAAGATGAGTTTAAGAAACCATACTTTGGAATGTTGACAGATTTTGTACGCAAAGAATATCAATACCATGGACCTATCTATCCTCCTGCAGCCCTAATTTTTAATGCTTTTGATTTATGCCCTTTTGATCAAGCTAAAGTAGTAATGATAGGGCAAGATCCCTATCACGGAGATGGACAAGCTAATGGTCTGTGTTTTTCAGTAAACCCAGATGTTCAAATTCCTCCTTCACTACGCAATATCTACAAAGAGATAGAGAATGATTTAGGAACAAAACCTCCTAGTAATGGAGATCTTAGTCATTGGGCCAAACAAGGTGTTTTAATGCTAAACGCTACACTAACAGTTAGAGCACATCAAGCAGGATCACACCAAAATAAAGGTTGGGAAGAGTTTACTGATGCTGCAATTCAAGCTCTAGCAACAGAAAGAGAAAACCTAGTATTTATTCTTTGGGGTTCGTATGCTCAACGTAAAGGAGCCTTTATTAATAGAAAAAAGCATCTAGTTCTTACTTCTCCTCACCCTTCACCTCTTTCGGCTCACAGAGGTTTTTTTGGCAACAATCATTTCAGCAAAACAAATGATTATTTAATTAAACATGGAAAAGCCCCCATTGAATGGTGAGCTTTCATAGTGCACAATGATAAATAAAAAACGGTTTAGTGAGTTACTAAACCGTTTTTTATTTATCATTAATACCATTGTATATTGCTCTGAGTCTGACTTCGTTTATCCCACTTCAAGTCTTGAAGCATACTTGCATTGGCCCGAATCGTGAAGTTGTAATACTTCCATACACCAAATGGAGAAAAGCTTGCTGACATATTGAAACAGTGTAAGTCTCTTGAAATAGTACAAGAAGTTTGAGTTATCTTCTTCACATCAAAATCATATCCTGTATTGAAGTTAAAAGACCATTTATTAGATAATCTTAAGTTACCTGAAGCATTAATGTTATGCGTAAACTTATAAGGGTAACGCATCGTTTTATCATTAATCTTACGACTTCTATCTTCACGGATATTGAAAGAATAGTTTACATTAATAGACCAAGGCATACTGAATGCCTGATAACCATCTGAATCTACTTTTGGTTTCTGTTTCTTCTTCTCAGTAATAGAGCTTTTTCTTTTATGTTCTATATTTTCAGTTGCTGCGTCTGGATCATTTTCAGTATCTTCCCCTAAGTTCTCATCATCTTTACCAAACCATTTTTTCCAGCTATTATTATCGAATGTATAACTAAATGAAGAACCCCATCCTTGGAATCGGCCAAAGCGTCCATAGGACCATTCAGTTTTATTACCTACAACAACATTACCTCGCTCATCATACTCATAAGCATAAGTAGCGAAAGAAGTATTCATATTTAAAGTGTAATTCTTGGAAAGCTTCAATCGCATACGGAATGATAAATCACTCCAAGGCTTTTCTTCTGCAGCAGTATTATATGACATACTAGCTCCTAACTCATCAATCAAACTAACCTTTCTAATTGAGTCATTCTTATCCCGAAACTTCATTTCAAGATTATTTGATAAGTCAAAGCTAATATTCCCTTGTCTCCCACGACCAGGAACACCAAACATCTGACCTTCATAAGGAGAGTAGTATTGTTCTTTTCCCTCGTTATCAATATAGGTTTCGTAGTATCCATAACGAGAAGAACCAAAATCAGGAGCTGCACTAAAACTCACTTGAGGGGTAATCACGTGACGAATATCTATTTCTTTTTTCTTCATGAATAAGGGCTTATATCTACCATACAACTTTGTACTAATACCTAAACTTGCATTATAGTTGTACACACGATTAAACCCATGTATAGTATCAGTAGGCATCCATCTTCTATTTTCGTCATCGTATTCTCTATTCACTTTACGAGTGTACCAACGTTCTGTGTAGTTGAAAGAGGGTGTAATATTTAAATATTTAAATAGTGTAAATGTAGCACTGATAGGGATATTATGATTCATTGCATTCTCCCAGTCCTTAAACTTAGAAGAAAATATTTGATCATCTTTTGTCTTTAAACTATTACTTAATCTACCTGTATAGCTCAATGATATTTTCTCATACCATTTTTCTTCACCAACAGCTTTTTTTCGCTTAAATGGGAATATTCTACTTAAGCTAATATTTAAGTCGGGCAGAGTAATGGCTACGGATGAATCTCGTGTTGTCTGAGCTATATTGAATGTACTAGAAAGAGTTAACTTCTGGTCGGGAAATGAACGAGTATAACTCACACTAGAAGTTTTGGTGTTTTGAGTTAATAACTGAGAGTTGTATAAGTTATTAATATTAGACTTTTCGTAACTACTGGTTGCAAAGTTTACACTTGCTGAAAAAGAGCTATTCGGATTTGCTTTAGGATCTTGTCGATGGGACCATACCACCTTAAAATCTTTTGCCTCCATATAATCATCTAACCCTTTATCACCAGTTTTAGTTATCTGATAATCTGCCATTAATGAGCCTGAATATTTATATCTCTTATTATAATTTGTTTCAACACCCAGTGCCCATGACCCTTTTGTAAATATATCAGCAGTAAGCTTCAAATCCATTATATCACTTATTGCGAAGTAATAACCGCCACCAGTCAAACCAAATCCTCGGCTGTAATCATCCATATAGGTCGGTAAAATAAAACCTGAAGAATAGCTACTTGAAAAGGGGAAAAAGAAGAAAGGAACAGCAATGGGTAACGGAACATCTTCTACTACTAAATAAGCAGGACCTGTTACTACATTTTTCTTAGGACGTACTTTTGCACGAGTAAGCTGCATGTAAAAGTGAGGATGATCATGGTGATCACAAGTGGTGTATCTACCATTTTGCATAAAGAACTCATCTCCTTGACCTTTTTTTGCCTGATTACTTGTAATATATCCTTCTCCTTGCTGAGTTACAATATTACTAATAAACCCTTTTTGTGATTTGAAGTTATAACGAATACCCTTGGTATCATAACTGGTTTCTCCATCCTTAAATACAGTATTTGCTTGAACACCTAAGGTGTCTACAAGCCCACGTGCATAAACATTACTACTATCCATATTCATAGTAATAATATCTGCATCTAGTTCTATTTTTTCATAGTTTACTTTAGCACTACCAAATAAATGGGCAATTCCACCCATCTCGTAAACTATGGAGTCTGAAGCCTCAAACACAACTGGAGCATTAATCGGTTCTTTCTTTTTAGGCTTGATACTATCAATAGATAAAGAGTCTTTAGCTATTGAGTCGGTAGTAGTAGATAGAGAGTCTGCACCCAAAGAATCTTTTAAAATTAACTCCTTAGATGTAGATTGAGATATATCTGAGTTTCCCTTTCGTCCTTGAGCCATTAAAAATATGGGCAAGAACAAAAAGAGAGTTACAAATGCGAATATTAAAAACTTAGCTTTTAGTGGCTTCATTGGCCTACAAAATTACACTTTAAATGGCAAAAGTACATATTCCTGAGTAATTAACTTTGTTAAACTCCTTTTTTAATCTTTTTTTGTAAGCTAAAGGAACAAATCACACCAGTGATTAAACTTTGCGACCCCTTTTTCTCCAAATTTGACTAGGCTATTCCGTGCTTCTTCAATGGTTTTCACCTTATCTAAATGTGTCTTTGAGAAAAACTTATCGGCAAAACAGATGACTTGCTCTTCTATACTTATAGGTTGCATATCACGGTGTGGTATTGGTAAATTTTCCTTCATTATATTATCAAGACTCAAACCTGTTCCTGTATGTCTTTCACATACTAAAGCGTGTCTTTCGAAGCCTTCCTCACGAAGCATATCAGCACCCAAGTACCCATGAGCAATATAAGGAAGTTCTCCATGGCAATATATATCTGGAGCATTCGTTTTAAATATACCTACATCATGCAGCATTCCTGCTTCATAGATAAAACGTTCATCAATATTTAATTCTGGGTGTTTTTTGGCTATTTCTAAAGCTTTATCGGTTACAGATTTACTATGGACTAGTAATACTCCCCTTAGCTTCTCCGAACCAGTATAGTATTTATCAATAATTGTATAGGGATCTAACATAAAAATCATACGATATCAATTATCTTTAAAGTTATCTTTTTTTTCACAACTCTCCATTTTATCTTCGTATTATTTTCTCTTCAACTCTTTCTTCCTTCGATGAACTTCTAGTTGATACGAGTTAAATCCATTTTGCAGAAAGATATAGGCTCCCGGTCCAATAGTAACTAGTGGGTTCAAATAAGTATATGCCATCCAAATTGCTAATATGGTATTCTTCTGACCTAATGATTGTCCACAAGCGATCCGTTCATCGGAAGTTTTACCTAGTTTTTTCCCTATATAGAATTGAGCAAAACAAACAAATAGTGCCATCAAAGCAATACCTACTAATAATTGCCAACTTATAGAGTAGTTTTTCAATGCCTCTATCGTTTTAGCTATGGCTATGGAGAGAGAAACTGCCCACATATAGAATGCAAATTCAGTCTTGTTTACCAAGAAATAATGTAGCTTATGAAACTTCTTTTGAATGACCCAAGCCGCAAGAAAAGGACCAAATAGAAGAGGAAATATCTTATAAAAAATCAAGAGTGCACCATCAACAAAAGAAAGAGCTGTAGAGCCTTGAACCAAAGAGAATAGCAGAGGTATAGCAAATGCAGCCGCAGTGTTACTAAGCAATGTATAAGCAGTTACACTATTCATATTGCCATCCAGTTTATTCGTTATAACAGCAGCAGCAGTAGCTGTGGGACACACAAAGCAGACCATACCGACTTCTGCAATAATCACATTAAAAGGAGCAAGAAGATAATAAATACCTAGGGCTCCAAATAATTGAACAAAAAGCATAAAGATGTGATGCCACTTTATTTTTATTTCTTTTACTGGAACTTTTGAAAAAGTGAGCAGCAACATAAAAAAGACAAGAAATGGTACTGTAAACTCTAGTGCTAAAAATATAGGGTAACCGATTATGCCCAAAAACATAGCAATAGGCAAAGTCCAGTTCTTTAAATATGTCAACATATAGATTCTCATTTGGACGAACAATATTAGATAATAATAAAGTATAAACCTTATATTTGCTATGCTTTTTATTTAAAATTAATTCAAAATGAAAGAAAACAAGTTAGCAAAATGCTATACTTCCCGCTGGAAAAGATTCAGCAATAAAGGGTTCTCTGTTTTCTCTAGTTTAAAGAAAGAAGTAAATATTGGTGTACTAGCTTTTGCTACATTAACATTTGCTAATGCTGAGCTAATGCAGGCTCAGACACAATCTTCTGAAAAACTAAGGAAGTACGAACTCGAAGAAGTGGAAGTCACTGGCAGTCGTGTACCACTCACACAAGCTGAGTCTGCACGCATGGTAACTGTCCTCTCTAAACCAGAAATTGAGGCTGCGGCAGTACATAGTATTAATGATCTACTCAAATATGCAGTAGGTGTCGATGTTCGTCAAAGAGGCGAATTCGGTATCCAAACTGACATTTCTATCCGAGGAGGTATTTTCGACCAAATCACAATTCTCCTTAATGGTGTCAATATCAGCAATCCTCAAACAGGGCACCTTACTACAGATTTTCCAGTATCCATGAATGACATAGAGCGAATAGAAGTCCTTGAAGGACCCGCTGCTCGTGTATTTGGAACTTCAGCATTCAATGGAGCCATTAATATAGTAACCAAGAACGACACTAAAAGTCATATTGGAGGAGATATTCTTGCAGGAGCATACGGGCTATTTGGTGCCGGATTGCAAGGCAACTACTCTAATAAACAATTTAGTCATCAAGTATCGGGTAATTTCCGTCGTACAGATGGAGCTACTACCAATAGCGATTTTCAAACGGGCAAAGCCTATTATCATGGGGTTTATACATCGGATGATATTGATGTAAATTGGCAGTTTGGATTCAGTGATCAACAGTATGGTGCAAATACTTTCTACTCTGCCAAGTACAACAATCAATATGAAAAGACTCGCCGATATATTACCTCTGTTCAAGCTCAGACAAAAGGATGGTTTGTCCTAACTCCTACCCTTTACTGGAATCGCTCTCATGACAACTTTCAACTCATAAAGGATAGCCCTAAAGGAGAAAATTTTCATATGACAGATGTCTATGGAGCAAACTTAAATGCTCACTTTACAACTGTACTAGGGAAAACAGCCTTTGGAGCAGAAGTTCGTAACGAAGGAATTTTAAGTACAAACTTAGGAAAGCTTCTCGAGGAAGACCAAAAGGTGAAAGTCCCAGGAGAAAAAGATAAATATTTTGATAAAAAAGATAATAGAACGAATGTCAGCTATTACCTTGAGCACAATATTCTGCTTCAAAATTTTACCGCTTCTTTTGGTGTTATGGCTAATATGAATACGGCTTTAGACCATAAGTATAGATTTTATCCGGGTATAGACTTATCATACAGACCTTCTATTCATTGGAAAGCATTTGTATCTTGGAACAAGGCTCTACGCATGCCTACGTTTACTGATTTGTATTATAAAAGTCCGACACAAGAAGGAAACATAGGACTTAAGCCTGAAGAGACTCAAGCTTATACTTTAGGTATGCAATACCAAAACAATGTAATAAAGACAGAACTGAGTGGCTTCTACCATAAAGGCAAACAAATGATAGACTGGGTAATGTATGATGCAGAAGATGTTTATCACTCAGCCAATTTCAAATTGGACAA is part of the Bacteroides coprosuis DSM 18011 genome and harbors:
- a CDS encoding hypothetical protein (KEGG: bfs:BF3614 hypothetical protein~SPTR: Putative sodium-dependent transporter;~IMG reference gene:2504108191), with the translated sequence MRIYMLTYLKNWTLPIAMFLGIIGYPIFLALEFTVPFLVFFMLLLTFSKVPVKEIKIKWHHIFMLFVQLFGALGIYYLLAPFNVIIAEVGMVCFVCPTATAAAVITNKLDGNMNSVTAYTLLSNTAAAFAIPLLFSLVQGSTALSFVDGALLIFYKIFPLLFGPFLAAWVIQKKFHKLHYFLVNKTEFAFYMWAVSLSIAIAKTIEALKNYSISWQLLVGIALMALFVCFAQFYIGKKLGKTSDERIACGQSLGQKNTILAIWMAYTYLNPLVTIGPGAYIFLQNGFNSYQLEVHRRKKELKRK
- a CDS encoding TonB-dependent receptor (COGs: COG4206 Outer membrane cobalamin receptor protein~InterPro IPR012910:IPR000531~KEGG: pdi:BDI_3708 vitamin B12 receptor precursor~PFAM: TonB-dependent receptor, beta-barrel; TonB-dependent receptor, plug~SPTR: Possible vitamin B12 receptor;~IMG reference gene:2504108192~PFAM: TonB-dependent Receptor Plug Domain; TonB dependent receptor) gives rise to the protein MKENKLAKCYTSRWKRFSNKGFSVFSSLKKEVNIGVLAFATLTFANAELMQAQTQSSEKLRKYELEEVEVTGSRVPLTQAESARMVTVLSKPEIEAAAVHSINDLLKYAVGVDVRQRGEFGIQTDISIRGGIFDQITILLNGVNISNPQTGHLTTDFPVSMNDIERIEVLEGPAARVFGTSAFNGAINIVTKNDTKSHIGGDILAGAYGLFGAGLQGNYSNKQFSHQVSGNFRRTDGATTNSDFQTGKAYYHGVYTSDDIDVNWQFGFSDQQYGANTFYSAKYNNQYEKTRRYITSVQAQTKGWFVLTPTLYWNRSHDNFQLIKDSPKGENFHMTDVYGANLNAHFTTVLGKTAFGAEVRNEGILSTNLGKLLEEDQKVKVPGEKDKYFDKKDNRTNVSYYLEHNILLQNFTASFGVMANMNTALDHKYRFYPGIDLSYRPSIHWKAFVSWNKALRMPTFTDLYYKSPTQEGNIGLKPEETQAYTLGMQYQNNVIKTELSGFYHKGKQMIDWVMYDAEDVYHSANFKLDNRGFETNTVINTEAWLGKSSWIKQIQVGYSYISQKRKDNTPIYKSNYALNYLKHKFVANLRHKLFTEKLTLNWAFRWQDRMGDYIDFGNTNHPEGILTSYPSFALFDLKVQWTESKYTIFAEANNLLDRTYFDLGNIPQPGFWFKTGIKCKFYL
- a CDS encoding Uracil-DNA glycosylase (COGs: COG0692 Uracil DNA glycosylase~HAMAP: Uracil-DNA glycosylase~InterPro IPR002043:IPR005122~KEGG: bfs:BF3608 uracil-DNA glycosylase~PFAM: Uracil-DNA glycosylase-like~SPTR: Uracil-DNA glycosylase 2;~TIGRFAM: Uracil-DNA glycosylase~IMG reference gene:2504108188~PFAM: Uracil DNA glycosylase superfamily~TIGRFAM: uracil-DNA glycosylase); protein product: MEVRIEEKWKEVLEDEFKKPYFGMLTDFVRKEYQYHGPIYPPAALIFNAFDLCPFDQAKVVMIGQDPYHGDGQANGLCFSVNPDVQIPPSLRNIYKEIENDLGTKPPSNGDLSHWAKQGVLMLNATLTVRAHQAGSHQNKGWEEFTDAAIQALATERENLVFILWGSYAQRKGAFINRKKHLVLTSPHPSPLSAHRGFFGNNHFSKTNDYLIKHGKAPIEW
- a CDS encoding Aspartate--ammonia ligase (COGs: COG2502 Asparagine synthetase A~HAMAP: Aspartate--ammonia ligase~InterPro IPR004618~KEGG: bth:BT_2129 asparagine synthetase AsnA~PFAM: Aspartate--ammonia ligase~PRIAM: Aspartate--ammonia ligase~SPTR: Aspartate--ammonia ligase;~TIGRFAM: Aspartate--ammonia ligase~IMG reference gene:2504108187~PFAM: Aspartate-ammonia ligase~TIGRFAM: aspartate--ammonia ligase, AsnA-type), yielding MSYLIKPKRYTPILDLKQTELGIKHIKDFFQVNLSSELRLRRVTAPLFVLKGMGINDDLNGVERPVSFPIKDLNEAQAEVVQSLAKWKRLTLADYNIDPGYGIYTDMNAIRSDEELGNLHSLYVDQWDWERVITEDERNIDFLIEIIKRIYAAMVRTEYMVYESYPQITPYLPEKLYIIHAEELRQLYPNLTPKERENAITDKYGAVFIIGIGCLLADGTKHDGRAADYDDYSTIGYHGLPGLNGDLLLWDRVLDKAVEFSSMGVRVDKATLLKQLKESGTEEKLELYFHKRLVEGSLPLSIGGGIGQSRLCMFYLRKAHIGEIQASIWPREMIEECKKMNIQLI
- a CDS encoding hypothetical protein (COGs: COG1452 Organic solvent tolerance protein OstA~KEGG: bfr:BF3817 hypothetical protein~SPTR: Putative uncharacterized protein;~IMG reference gene:2504108189); translation: MKPLKAKFLIFAFVTLFLFLPIFLMAQGRKGNSDISQSTSKELILKDSLGADSLSTTTDSIAKDSLSIDSIKPKKKEPINAPVVFEASDSIVYEMGGIAHLFGSAKVNYEKIELDADIITMNMDSSNVYARGLVDTLGVQANTVFKDGETSYDTKGIRYNFKSQKGFISNIVTQQGEGYITSNQAKKGQGDEFFMQNGRYTTCDHHDHPHFYMQLTRAKVRPKKNVVTGPAYLVVEDVPLPIAVPFFFFPFSSSYSSGFILPTYMDDYSRGFGLTGGGYYFAISDIMDLKLTADIFTKGSWALGVETNYNKRYKYSGSLMADYQITKTGDKGLDDYMEAKDFKVVWSHRQDPKANPNSSFSASVNFATSSYEKSNINNLYNSQLLTQNTKTSSVSYTRSFPDQKLTLSSTFNIAQTTRDSSVAITLPDLNISLSRIFPFKRKKAVGEEKWYEKISLSYTGRLSNSLKTKDDQIFSSKFKDWENAMNHNIPISATFTLFKYLNITPSFNYTERWYTRKVNREYDDENRRWMPTDTIHGFNRVYNYNASLGISTKLYGRYKPLFMKKKEIDIRHVITPQVSFSAAPDFGSSRYGYYETYIDNEGKEQYYSPYEGQMFGVPGRGRQGNISFDLSNNLEMKFRDKNDSIRKVSLIDELGASMSYNTAAEEKPWSDLSFRMRLKLSKNYTLNMNTSFATYAYEYDERGNVVVGNKTEWSYGRFGRFQGWGSSFSYTFDNNSWKKWFGKDDENLGEDTENDPDAATENIEHKRKSSITEKKKQKPKVDSDGYQAFSMPWSINVNYSFNIREDRSRKINDKTMRYPYKFTHNINASGNLRLSNKWSFNFNTGYDFDVKKITQTSCTISRDLHCFNMSASFSPFGVWKYYNFTIRANASMLQDLKWDKRSQTQSNIQWY
- a CDS encoding metal dependent phosphohydrolase (InterPro IPR006675:IPR006674~KEGG: bvu:BVU_4150 hypothetical protein~PFAM: Metal-dependent phosphohydrolase, HD subdomain~SPTR: Putative uncharacterized protein;~TIGRFAM: Uncharacterised protein family HDIG~IMG reference gene:2504108190~PFAM: HD domain~TIGRFAM: uncharacterized domain HDIG); protein product: MIFMLDPYTIIDKYYTGSEKLRGVLLVHSKSVTDKALEIAKKHPELNIDERFIYEAGMLHDVGIFKTNAPDIYCHGELPYIAHGYLGADMLREEGFERHALVCERHTGTGLSLDNIMKENLPIPHRDMQPISIEEQVICFADKFFSKTHLDKVKTIEEARNSLVKFGEKGVAKFNHWCDLFL